One window of Bacteroides sp. AN502(2024) genomic DNA carries:
- a CDS encoding RagB/SusD family nutrient uptake outer membrane protein, which translates to MKYFKRLMITLCTAFYFCLSSCNYLNVDEYFADTLGYDSIFQNKMNLQKYLWATAAFFPDEGAIWGGAYTPGVTGSDEAFVQWNTGEFPGVTFVLGHTTPDNLGTMNNWAQMYKIIRKVNIIFSRINECKDLTNIEQREILGYAHFMRGYAYYNLLQNFGPVILVGDEPMNTNESPAYYNRERATYDESVDYICNELEIAANYIPLRVTVSQFGRPTRGAAYALIARLRLQQASPLFNGGSAAKTTFGGWMRKSDNVPYVSQTYDEQRWAVAAHAAKRVIDMDMYELHTVKDDKYTPELPTNVSDVNYYTKNFPKGALGIDPYKSYSDMFTGESTATKNPEYIWGRTSTSLLNYTRHAFPVGVMRGYNGMAVPQKFIDAYYMVDGRDRTNSSDEYPYQEDGFTSEVKSFSGYQLKSGVYNMYINREPRFYASIGFSGCFWPCASTSEAVKKNVYVYYWKGASGYGASGKDKAIGSGDANNYPVTGYVMKKYVHNDDAWSGTDATVLPKSFPIIRYAEILLSYVEALNNLTGSHTVTFSDESTGIYTRDMNEMAKYFNMVRYRAGLPGLTTDELSSADKMFDIIVRERMIEFLHENRRFYDVRRWGIYLDTEKEPIVGMNTDGFEDEFFQRTTVNHLFARTRVADKKMVFLPIPRSELRKVPLMDQNPGWDN; encoded by the coding sequence ATGAAATATTTTAAAAGATTAATGATAACGCTATGTACAGCGTTCTATTTTTGCTTGTCCTCCTGCAATTATTTGAATGTGGATGAGTACTTTGCTGATACATTGGGATACGATTCTATTTTCCAGAATAAAATGAATCTTCAGAAATATTTATGGGCTACGGCTGCTTTCTTCCCTGACGAGGGCGCTATCTGGGGCGGTGCTTATACACCGGGTGTTACCGGTTCGGATGAAGCCTTTGTGCAATGGAACACGGGTGAATTTCCCGGAGTAACATTTGTTTTGGGACACACGACTCCCGACAACTTGGGAACGATGAACAACTGGGCACAGATGTATAAAATCATTCGTAAGGTTAATATTATTTTCAGCAGAATCAATGAATGTAAAGACCTTACAAATATAGAACAACGCGAGATTCTAGGCTATGCACATTTTATGAGAGGATATGCTTATTATAATTTGCTTCAAAACTTTGGTCCTGTCATTCTTGTTGGAGATGAGCCGATGAATACCAATGAATCTCCTGCATACTATAATAGGGAAAGAGCAACGTATGATGAATCGGTAGATTATATCTGTAACGAACTGGAAATTGCTGCAAATTATATTCCTTTGCGGGTGACGGTATCTCAATTCGGGCGTCCTACACGCGGAGCTGCGTATGCGCTGATTGCTCGCTTACGGTTGCAACAGGCAAGCCCCTTGTTTAATGGAGGAAGTGCGGCGAAAACGACTTTCGGAGGTTGGATGCGTAAATCGGATAATGTTCCTTATGTCAGCCAAACTTATGACGAACAACGTTGGGCGGTAGCTGCGCATGCTGCTAAACGGGTAATTGATATGGATATGTACGAGTTGCATACCGTAAAAGATGACAAGTACACACCGGAATTGCCGACCAATGTATCAGACGTAAACTATTACACAAAGAATTTCCCAAAAGGGGCTTTAGGGATTGATCCTTATAAGTCTTACAGCGATATGTTTACGGGTGAATCGACCGCTACCAAGAATCCGGAATATATATGGGGAAGAACATCCACCAGTCTTCTTAATTATACCCGGCACGCTTTTCCGGTGGGGGTAATGAGAGGATATAATGGAATGGCTGTTCCTCAGAAGTTTATTGATGCTTACTATATGGTTGATGGTAGAGATCGTACCAATTCGAGTGACGAATATCCATATCAGGAAGACGGATTCACTTCTGAAGTGAAGTCTTTCTCTGGATACCAGTTAAAGAGCGGTGTTTATAATATGTATATAAACCGCGAACCGCGCTTCTATGCATCGATAGGTTTTAGCGGTTGTTTCTGGCCTTGTGCCTCTACGAGTGAAGCTGTGAAGAAAAATGTCTATGTCTATTATTGGAAAGGTGCCAGTGGTTATGGAGCTTCCGGAAAGGATAAAGCGATAGGTTCCGGTGACGCCAACAATTATCCGGTGACAGGGTATGTGATGAAGAAATATGTCCATAATGATGATGCATGGAGTGGCACCGATGCAACGGTATTACCTAAATCATTCCCCATTATCCGCTATGCGGAAATATTACTTTCGTATGTAGAAGCATTGAATAATCTGACTGGGTCCCATACGGTGACTTTCAGCGATGAAAGCACGGGCATTTATACTCGCGATATGAATGAAATGGCGAAATACTTTAATATGGTTCGCTACCGAGCGGGTTTGCCGGGCTTGACTACCGATGAGTTAAGTTCTGCCGATAAAATGTTCGACATCATTGTGAGAGAACGCATGATTGAGTTCCTTCACGAGAACAGACGTTTTTATGATGTCCGTCGCTGGGGTATTTACTTGGATACGGAAAAAGAACCGATTGTAGGTATGAATACGGACGGGTTTGAAGATGAATTTTTCCAAAGGACAACGGTCAATCATCTTTTTGCACGTACCAGAGTGGCCGATAAGAAAATGGTCTTTCTGCCTATTCCCCGTTCTGAATTGCGGAAAGTGCCATTAATGGACCAGAATCCGGGTTGGGATAATTAA